The following coding sequences lie in one Labrus bergylta chromosome 13, fLabBer1.1, whole genome shotgun sequence genomic window:
- the LOC136181255 gene encoding receptor activity-modifying protein 1-like, translating into MVSTACLPALIFIWTGIAAKLVVPPCDKHMFDSDVDHCVSDFNRSMETGGFQDGCPWPAAKGIYNKLKLCLDEGAKASSCRGQGFLLDKAFLEVHYKYFWQCGQVQDPPLFTLIMLIAPVIIITLLMPILCVILTTWNTDSSLGM; encoded by the exons ATGGTTTCGACTGCATGCTTGCCGGCCCTTATCTTCATCTGGACAG GAATAGCTGCTAAACTAGTTGTTCCACCATGTGACAAACACATGTTTGATAGTGATGTGGACCACTGTGTGTCGGACTTCAACAGGAGCATGGAGACAGGAGGCTTTCAGGACGGATGTCCCTGGCCTGCTGCAAAAGG catCTACAACAAACTGAAGCTGTGCTTGGATGAAGGTGCCAAAGCCTCCTCGTGCAGAGGTCAAGGATTTCTGTTAGACAAGGCCTTCTTGGAGGTTCATTACAAATACTTTTGGCAATGTGGACAGGTTCAAGACCCCCCGCTTTTCACTCTCATTATGTTAATAGCACCTGTCATCATTATCACGCTCCTCATGCCGATCCTCTGTGTTATACTCACCACCTGGAACACAGACAGCTCTCTGGGGATGTGA